In the genome of Dermacentor andersoni chromosome 3, qqDerAnde1_hic_scaffold, whole genome shotgun sequence, one region contains:
- the LOC126524509 gene encoding uncharacterized protein, with the protein MIIRKGTKCRASEGIGPALDSIAPGFCSAHPLLCPPDVTTAALFLPPRRVHVLHHKTSWPVSVAWALLSTLVALMSLVSLVQPEWLVRERTDVYRPPLTYDPDDLAYMLGLYGACYRDSDDAISVAAVRGDALCFRFDDTPPGHEEPHGGARFPSVTWRAGFLLFSSGSAVLCIGAVLAILSLAMHGTPNRVAAAAVIGHAQAAGVVLQATALLLFPWFLATPFAQAHCGDGSGAFSLGHCRLGWASVLAGVSTLLGLYGPVLVRFVSYPVYTPCSWNVL; encoded by the exons ATGATCATCCGCAAAGGAACTAAATGTCGCGCGTCTGAAGGCATCGGGCCGGCGTTAGACAGTATTGCGCCCGGATTTTGTTCCGCGCACCCGCTTCTCTGTCCCCCAGACGTCACGACCGCGGCGCTGTTCCTTCCACCGCGGCGCGTGCACGTCTTGCACCACAAGACATCGTGGCCAGTGTCCGTGGCGTGGGCGCTGCTCTCCACACTAGTTGCCCTCATGAGTCTCGTGAGCCTCGTTCAACCCGAGTGGCTGGTGCGTGAGCGGACGGACGTGTACAGGCCTCCGTTGACCTATGACCCCGATGACCTCGCGTACATGCTGGGTCTCTACGGGGCCTGCTACCGAGACTCTGACGATGCCATCAGCGTAGCAGCGGTGAGGGGTGACGCGCTGTGTTTCAGGTTCGACGACACGCCCCCTGGTCACGAGGAACCACACGGAGGTGCCAGGTTCCCTTCCGTCACGTGGCGTGCCGGATTCCTGCTGTTCAGCTCTGGGTCGGCGGTGCTCTGCATCGGGGCCGTGCTTGCCATCCTGTCGTTAGCGATGCACGGAACGCCCAACAGagtggccgccgccgccgtcatAGGACATGCCCAAGCAGCTGGCG TGGTTCTGCAGGCGACGGCTCTTCTACTGTTCCCCTGGTTCCTGGCCACGCCCTTTGCACAAGCTCACTGCGGTGACGGCTCCGGAGCCTTCTCTCTCGGGCACTGCCGCCTGGGTTGGGCTTCGGTTCTCGCTGGTGTCAGCACACTGCTCGGACTCTACGGTCCTGTGCTGGTGCGCTTCGTTTCCTACCCAGTCTACACACCGTGCTCTTGGAACGTGCTATAG